Proteins from one Sulfurovum sp. TSL1 genomic window:
- a CDS encoding DUF2391 family protein: MKLRINNEDIIQIAIGAFALAVPISFTEEAWKMSITLPFYNLLLVFVLSLTFLGIYAYYSVFQKQVSKRYDIFILRIFIAYFISALVVALVLLSLNKLPIIDEPIIALKRLILIAMPASMGAIVVDSFNKE, from the coding sequence ATGAAACTTCGTATCAACAATGAAGATATCATTCAAATAGCCATTGGTGCATTTGCCCTTGCCGTTCCGATCTCTTTTACCGAAGAGGCATGGAAAATGAGTATCACTTTACCATTTTACAATCTCTTACTGGTTTTTGTGCTCTCTCTGACCTTTTTAGGCATTTATGCCTACTACAGTGTCTTTCAAAAACAGGTATCCAAACGCTACGATATATTCATATTACGTATTTTCATTGCCTATTTCATCTCCGCTCTGGTAGTGGCTTTAGTATTACTATCTTTAAATAAGTTACCTATTATAGACGAACCTATCATCGCTTTAAAAAGACTCATATTGATTGCCATGCCTGCATCAATGGGGGCCATTGTGGTAGACAGCTTCAACAAAGAATGA
- a CDS encoding 3-methyladenine DNA glycosylase, protein MQSSYDLLFALKKMGYLKTTRDPLWWPKSGTFEVIIGAILTQQTKWEKVERSLENLKEAGLISLEMLGRAEISQITASIKPSGFYNTKAKRLQLLCQNIFSDFHTFERFQNEVTREWLLEQKGIGMESADSILCYGCGREVFVVDSYTARLLDAYGYHFESYMQIQEWMQEGIEANFDKITQMYGSELTLHMLYARFHGMIVEFAKEHIRGRNVNTDILEKYIEG, encoded by the coding sequence TTGCAAAGTAGTTACGATCTTCTCTTCGCCCTTAAAAAAATGGGCTATCTCAAAACAACCAGAGATCCTCTCTGGTGGCCGAAAAGCGGTACCTTCGAAGTCATCATAGGTGCGATCTTGACCCAGCAGACCAAATGGGAGAAAGTAGAGAGATCACTGGAAAACTTGAAAGAGGCTGGTCTGATATCACTGGAAATGCTCGGCAGAGCGGAAATAAGCCAGATCACTGCATCTATCAAACCCAGCGGTTTTTACAATACCAAAGCCAAAAGGCTTCAACTGCTTTGTCAAAATATTTTCAGTGATTTCCATACTTTTGAAAGGTTTCAAAATGAAGTCACAAGGGAGTGGCTGCTTGAGCAAAAAGGGATAGGGATGGAGAGTGCGGACTCTATCCTTTGTTATGGATGCGGTAGAGAGGTCTTTGTCGTCGACAGCTATACAGCCAGACTCCTTGATGCATACGGTTATCACTTCGAGAGCTATATGCAGATACAGGAGTGGATGCAAGAGGGGATCGAAGCAAACTTTGATAAAATTACCCAAATGTATGGCAGCGAACTGACACTGCATATGCTTTATGCACGTTTTCACGGGATGATCGTGGAGTTTGCCAAAGAGCATATACGAGGCAGGAATGTCAATACGGATATACTCGAAAAATATATAGAAGGATAA
- a CDS encoding MgtC/SapB family protein has protein sequence MELDLNIAKSILLSVLLGFSIGLQREVSFALREENTAFTGARSFAIISLLGFLAAYFKANFILITIVITFIFGALLISSFIIRALNKEKTGSTTAFAAIVAFLIGMLVYDGLYLVATFTAVVVIFILDIRSNILQLTDKTKNKDLHSMVLFLLITFIILPILPNHTIDPYQIINPYFIWMMVVLISGLSFAGYIAARLIGVSKGVMVAGFFGGFLSSTATTITFSKKVDTQNKATRHLASAIALACTTMYVRIIIVSAFIDIGIAIKLLPAYLLATITGYMYVYYLYKHSDQSPIDIDFMYQNPLDLKEALKFGLLFGIVFGATTLLKNWTGTLGVYLSSLLSGISDVDAITLSLSTLYTDGNLMLYTALIGIVIATFSNSLTKLAIAYTIGNKVLGNHLSIAFGIPLATIILVLSIQELLL, from the coding sequence ATGGAACTAGATCTCAACATAGCAAAATCCATACTACTTAGCGTACTACTAGGCTTCTCAATTGGTCTGCAAAGAGAAGTAAGTTTTGCTCTTAGAGAAGAGAATACTGCGTTTACCGGAGCAAGAAGCTTTGCTATCATCTCTTTGCTTGGGTTTTTAGCCGCATATTTCAAGGCAAACTTTATTTTGATCACTATAGTGATCACTTTCATATTCGGTGCACTGCTTATAAGTAGTTTTATCATTCGTGCACTGAATAAGGAAAAAACTGGTAGTACGACAGCGTTTGCAGCTATAGTGGCATTTTTGATCGGTATGCTCGTTTATGACGGGCTATATTTAGTTGCTACATTTACCGCAGTTGTAGTTATTTTTATATTGGATATACGTAGTAATATATTGCAGCTTACAGATAAAACCAAAAATAAAGACCTACATTCTATGGTACTATTTTTGTTGATTACTTTTATTATCCTCCCTATTTTACCTAACCATACAATTGATCCCTATCAGATCATAAATCCATATTTTATCTGGATGATGGTTGTTCTGATATCCGGTCTTTCTTTCGCTGGTTATATAGCAGCCCGTCTCATAGGTGTTTCCAAAGGTGTTATGGTAGCTGGTTTTTTTGGAGGATTCTTATCTTCAACCGCTACAACCATCACTTTTTCAAAAAAGGTTGATACGCAAAATAAGGCAACCCGTCATTTAGCTTCAGCTATTGCACTTGCCTGCACAACAATGTATGTCAGAATCATTATCGTATCGGCATTCATAGATATAGGTATTGCCATAAAACTTCTTCCAGCTTATCTTTTGGCCACGATTACCGGGTATATGTATGTTTACTATTTGTACAAACATTCAGACCAAAGCCCAATCGATATAGATTTTATGTATCAAAATCCTCTGGATCTGAAAGAGGCTTTGAAATTTGGTTTACTGTTTGGTATCGTATTTGGTGCTACGACATTGCTTAAGAATTGGACTGGAACGCTAGGGGTCTATCTTTCTTCCCTGCTATCTGGAATAAGTGACGTTGATGCGATCACTCTTTCACTTAGTACACTTTATACAGATGGAAACCTCATGTTGTATACTGCACTTATTGGAATCGTTATAGCAACATTCTCTAACTCTTTGACGAAACTTGCTATCGCATATACAATAGGTAACAAAGTATTGGGGAATCATTTGTCCATTGCCTTTGGTATTCCTTTGGCAACGATTATTCTCGTGCTGAGCATTCAGGAGCTTTTATTATGA
- a CDS encoding NUDIX hydrolase — MPFTPETPYLTTDGIIELYEGDTFKGIILIERKNAPKGLALPGGFVDVGERVEEALVREMQEETNLEVEISTLLGVYSDPKRDPRFHTASVVFVAKAQGQPQGGDDAKTAKVYALEEIPMDQLVFDHGTILKDYLLQLHTNK, encoded by the coding sequence ATGCCTTTTACACCCGAGACACCTTACCTTACGACTGATGGCATCATAGAGTTGTATGAAGGAGATACATTCAAGGGTATCATACTTATCGAGCGTAAAAATGCGCCAAAAGGTCTGGCGCTGCCCGGTGGTTTTGTCGATGTGGGTGAACGTGTCGAAGAGGCTTTAGTCCGTGAGATGCAAGAGGAGACGAACCTGGAGGTAGAGATAAGCACACTGCTTGGTGTCTATTCTGACCCGAAGCGTGATCCCAGGTTTCATACGGCAAGTGTGGTCTTTGTAGCAAAAGCCCAAGGGCAACCCCAAGGCGGAGATGATGCAAAAACAGCAAAAGTTTACGCATTGGAAGAGATACCGATGGATCAACTGGTCTTTGACCATGGTACTATCCTGAAAGATTATCTGCTACAGCTCCATACAAACAAGTAA
- a CDS encoding SDR family NAD(P)-dependent oxidoreductase encodes MANIVITGCSTGIGLETAKYLKDKFIKVFPTARDPKDVEMLKGLGFEHAMQLDVRDPEEITAVINKVLEIDGKIDVWFNNAGYGQPGAVEDITIPVLREQFETNVFGLHECTRQIIPVMREQGHGKIIQHSSVLGIISLFGRGAYNASKYAIEGLTDTLRLELQDTKIYPVLLNTGPIVSHFRQTAVEKLEANVDIEHSVFKEKYLRSLKERTHKKVPFKEGADAVAAVVHKIILADRPKPRYYITKATYLLGYFKRILSTTYLDKLLKRID; translated from the coding sequence GTGGCCAACATTGTCATTACAGGATGCAGTACAGGCATCGGACTTGAAACTGCAAAGTATCTCAAAGACAAATTTATCAAGGTCTTTCCTACGGCAAGAGACCCAAAAGATGTAGAGATGTTAAAAGGGCTGGGGTTTGAACATGCCATGCAGCTGGATGTAAGAGACCCTGAAGAGATCACAGCAGTGATCAACAAAGTGCTCGAAATTGATGGCAAGATAGATGTCTGGTTCAACAATGCCGGCTATGGACAGCCCGGTGCGGTAGAAGACATTACAATCCCCGTACTCCGAGAACAGTTTGAAACCAATGTGTTCGGACTGCATGAATGTACAAGACAGATCATACCCGTGATGAGAGAGCAGGGGCATGGGAAGATCATTCAGCACAGTTCGGTACTCGGTATCATCTCACTATTTGGACGTGGTGCCTATAATGCAAGCAAATACGCTATAGAAGGGCTTACAGATACCCTTAGACTGGAGCTTCAGGATACAAAGATCTATCCTGTACTTCTCAATACCGGGCCTATTGTAAGCCATTTTAGACAGACAGCTGTAGAGAAACTTGAAGCAAATGTCGATATAGAACATTCCGTATTCAAAGAGAAATACCTTCGCAGCCTCAAAGAGAGAACACACAAGAAAGTACCGTTCAAAGAGGGGGCTGACGCTGTTGCAGCTGTGGTCCATAAGATCATTTTGGCTGATCGGCCAAAACCGCGTTATTATATTACCAAAGCTACGTACTTATTGGGGTACTTCAAACGGATCTTAAGTACCACATACTTAGATAAACTCTTGAAGAGGATCGATTAG